One genomic window of Mus musculus strain C57BL/6J chromosome 4, GRCm38.p6 C57BL/6J includes the following:
- the LOC115489931 gene encoding predicted GPI-anchored protein 58, which translates to MTFPAGAERGRERTSGWVIRLGEVLDGSTSSWLTPDVLWPQAASGAVASEIARPAGPAPLPPAQPARALPPPRPAPRDPRHPAPGPARASPGLRCRDLPRRLTEIASAPQQVPTPAADQLELPAFLQPTTGRAPSMRTTACSAGPAPDSDWTTVAACPETHLP; encoded by the exons ATGACCTTCCCAGCAG GAGCGGAGAGAGGGCGAGAGAGAACTAGTGGGTGGGTAATTCGCCTAGGGGAGGTGCTAGATGGTTCCACAAGCTCTTGGCTGACACCTGATGTTCTCTGGCCCCAGGCGGCCTCGGGGGCCGTGGCCTCCGAGATCGCTCGGCCCGCAGGACCcgcccccctgccccctgcccagcCAGCGAGGGCGCTCCCGCCGCCTCGCCCAGCTCCCCGGGACCCGCGCCATCCTGCACCAGGCCCCGCACGCGCCTCCCCGGGCCTCCGCTGCAGAGACCTACCCCGCAGGCTGACCGAAATCGCGAGCGCCCCGCAGCAGGTACCAACGCCTGCCGCCGACCAGCTCGAGCTTCCCGCCTTCCTACAGCCAACCACGGGCCGGGCGCCGAGCATGCGCACCACGGCGTGCAGTGCTGGTCCCGCCCCCGACTCTGATTGGACAACCGTTGCAG CTTGTCCAGAGACCCACCTCCCATGA